In Persicimonas caeni, a single window of DNA contains:
- a CDS encoding nucleotide sugar dehydrogenase, whose amino-acid sequence MENPSSSKADICVVGLGYIGLPTASMFAAQGFDVLGVDVSAHVVEIVNEGKIHIEEPGLRTLVSAAVKSGQLRAARAPQPAKTFIIAVPTPCRVNEKRHDDRSSDLSYVDSAVEAILPVLEEGDLVILESTSPPKTTVERVAKPLVEAGFTPGEDVFVAHCPERVLPGHILRELTQNDRVIGGITMACAQRAARLYASVVEGQIHQTNATTAELVKLMENTFRDVNIALANELAGICDHLDVDVTRVIELANCHPRVNLHQPGPGVGGHCLPLDPWFVIESAPEQARLIREARLLNQAVPRYLVHQIKDTLELGNSSSAKLAIFGVAYKGNVDDARESPGRDFVELLEGEPVDVAVYDPHVRHFEHELVGLQKAVQDADAIVITAAHDEFKFIDPSALIGLMRGHHVFDFCNLLDAKKWRSAGFTYVGRGVSPQAAPSHAESL is encoded by the coding sequence ATGGAGAATCCGTCGTCTTCCAAGGCTGACATTTGTGTTGTCGGCCTCGGCTATATAGGCCTCCCCACCGCTTCAATGTTTGCAGCACAGGGGTTCGACGTACTCGGCGTCGATGTGAGCGCGCACGTGGTGGAGATCGTCAATGAGGGTAAGATCCACATTGAGGAGCCTGGCTTGCGCACGCTCGTCAGCGCGGCCGTCAAGTCGGGGCAGCTGCGCGCAGCGCGAGCGCCGCAGCCGGCAAAGACGTTCATCATCGCAGTGCCTACTCCCTGCCGAGTCAATGAGAAGCGGCACGATGATCGCTCCAGTGATCTGAGCTATGTCGACAGTGCTGTCGAGGCCATTCTCCCGGTGCTCGAAGAAGGCGACCTGGTGATTTTGGAGTCGACAAGTCCGCCGAAGACGACGGTGGAGAGGGTGGCCAAGCCGCTGGTCGAAGCTGGCTTCACGCCGGGAGAAGATGTCTTCGTGGCGCATTGCCCCGAGCGAGTACTTCCCGGGCATATTCTACGTGAGCTGACCCAAAACGATCGGGTCATCGGCGGGATTACCATGGCATGTGCGCAGCGAGCTGCGCGGCTTTATGCGTCGGTGGTCGAAGGTCAAATTCATCAGACCAATGCAACAACCGCCGAGTTGGTCAAGCTCATGGAAAACACTTTCCGGGACGTCAACATCGCACTGGCGAATGAGCTAGCTGGGATCTGTGATCACCTCGACGTCGATGTCACCCGCGTCATCGAACTGGCGAATTGCCACCCGCGAGTCAATCTTCACCAACCCGGTCCTGGAGTGGGTGGGCATTGCTTGCCGCTGGATCCCTGGTTTGTCATCGAGTCCGCGCCCGAACAGGCCCGGCTTATCCGCGAGGCGCGCCTGCTCAATCAAGCCGTGCCTCGCTACTTGGTCCACCAGATCAAAGATACGCTCGAGCTCGGGAACTCATCGTCTGCGAAGTTGGCGATCTTCGGGGTGGCCTACAAGGGCAATGTCGATGACGCTCGCGAGTCGCCAGGACGCGATTTCGTCGAGCTCTTGGAGGGCGAGCCCGTCGACGTAGCGGTATACGATCCGCATGTGCGTCACTTCGAGCACGAACTCGTCGGCCTTCAAAAGGCCGTGCAGGACGCGGACGCGATCGTCATCACCGCTGCTCACGACGAATTCAAGTTCATCGATCCCAGCGCCCTCATCGGATTGATGCGAGGGCATCACGTCTTCGACTTTTGCAATCTGCTCGACGCCAAGAAGTGGCGCTCGGCGGGGTTCACATACGTGGGCCGGGGCGTCAGCCCGCAGGCAGCTCCATCGCACGCTGAGTCGCTCTGA
- the wecB gene encoding non-hydrolyzing UDP-N-acetylglucosamine 2-epimerase, which produces MRVLTVFGTRPEAIKMAPLVRALDDEPKRFEQVVCVTAQHREMLDQVLELFEIQPDVDLDLMRENQDLTGLTCRILTGLRDVLADIEPDLVLVHGDTTTTFAASLASFYAQIPVGHIEAGLRTGDPYRPWPEELNRQLTDTLSAAYFAPTERARDNLHREGVSDDRLVVTGNTVIDALLWVRERLRALDDAELPGLLSQNAESSEVPERLTDFLVGRRNKDSFDEPMVLITGHRRENFGKGFDEIVAGIQRLSRSYPHVRFVYPVHLNPNVQQPVHAALADCDNVYLVPPMDYAPFVFLMDQATLILTDSGGIQEEAPSLGKPVLVMRDTTERPEAIEAGTARLVGASADRIFREVSRLIEDRAAYDEMARVENPFGDGQASRRICEFIWQLRQDEIL; this is translated from the coding sequence ATCCGAGTTCTTACTGTTTTTGGGACACGTCCCGAAGCGATCAAGATGGCACCGCTGGTACGAGCGTTGGATGACGAACCGAAGCGTTTCGAGCAGGTGGTGTGCGTTACCGCACAGCATCGTGAGATGCTCGATCAGGTCTTGGAGCTGTTCGAAATTCAACCGGATGTCGACCTCGACTTGATGCGAGAGAATCAAGATCTGACGGGCTTGACCTGTCGGATCCTCACGGGACTGCGGGACGTGCTCGCCGACATCGAACCGGACCTGGTGTTGGTGCACGGAGATACAACGACGACGTTTGCAGCCAGCTTGGCGTCTTTCTATGCGCAGATTCCCGTCGGGCACATCGAAGCGGGACTTCGTACCGGCGATCCCTACCGCCCGTGGCCAGAAGAGCTGAACCGCCAACTCACCGACACGCTGTCGGCCGCCTATTTTGCGCCCACCGAACGCGCCCGTGACAACCTCCATCGCGAGGGTGTCTCCGACGACCGATTGGTGGTGACGGGCAACACTGTCATCGACGCCCTTCTGTGGGTTCGCGAGCGCCTCCGCGCGCTGGACGACGCGGAGCTCCCCGGGCTGTTATCGCAGAACGCAGAGTCGTCTGAGGTGCCGGAGCGTTTGACCGACTTCCTCGTGGGGCGTCGGAACAAGGACTCGTTTGACGAGCCGATGGTGCTCATCACCGGCCACCGACGCGAGAACTTCGGGAAGGGCTTTGACGAAATCGTTGCCGGGATTCAACGCTTGTCTCGAAGCTATCCGCATGTGCGGTTTGTCTATCCGGTTCATCTCAATCCCAATGTGCAGCAGCCGGTGCATGCGGCGCTCGCCGATTGTGACAACGTCTATCTCGTCCCTCCCATGGATTACGCGCCGTTCGTCTTCTTGATGGACCAAGCGACGCTCATACTAACCGATTCCGGGGGCATTCAGGAGGAAGCACCCAGTCTAGGCAAGCCTGTATTGGTGATGCGTGACACCACGGAACGGCCGGAGGCGATCGAAGCTGGCACGGCCCGTCTCGTAGGAGCGAGTGCCGATCGAATTTTTCGGGAAGTCAGTAGGTTGATTGAAGACCGCGCTGCCTACGACGAGATGGCGCGAGTCGAAAACCCCTTTGGGGACGGACAGGCATCGAGACGCATCTGTGAATTTATCTGGCAGCTTCGACAAGACGAAATCTTGTAA
- a CDS encoding nucleotide sugar dehydrogenase, which translates to MSDAVSILRKKFTNQDATVAVIGQGYVGLPLALEFVEAGFRCYGVDVAEAKVEQLAAGQSYITDIASERVARAIESGRYIPTTDFAVVGEADAISICVPTPLNKTREPDLSFIRSAAASITPHLRRPSLVVLESTTYPGTTEEVLVPVFERAGHKIDEDLFVAFSPERVDPGNETYGLTNTPKVVGGVTPDSTALVEALYGQFINQVHPVSNATEAEMVKLLENTFRAVNIALVNEMAVMCDRMGIDIWQVIEAASTKPFGFMPFYPGPGIGGHCIPLDPTYLSWKAKTFGYYNRFIELASDLNTNMPRFVVQKLVRLLNEQQRSVNGARILLVGVAYKPDVNDLRESPALDIWKSLEEWGANLSYHDPHIECVDTFDGARSVDLDAAMLAEQDAVVVVTNHSAVDYKLLVEHAPLVFDTRNALDHDSPNIYKL; encoded by the coding sequence ATGTCAGACGCCGTATCGATTCTCCGGAAGAAGTTCACCAATCAAGACGCCACCGTCGCCGTCATCGGCCAGGGCTACGTGGGCCTGCCCCTGGCACTGGAGTTTGTGGAAGCAGGTTTCCGCTGCTACGGCGTCGATGTCGCCGAGGCGAAGGTCGAGCAACTCGCCGCCGGGCAAAGCTACATCACCGACATTGCCAGTGAGCGCGTGGCTCGCGCCATCGAAAGTGGCCGTTATATCCCCACCACCGACTTCGCGGTGGTCGGCGAAGCCGATGCCATCAGCATCTGTGTGCCCACGCCGCTGAACAAAACGCGTGAGCCGGATCTCTCTTTCATCCGTTCGGCAGCGGCGAGCATCACCCCACATCTGCGCCGGCCCTCGCTGGTCGTGCTCGAATCGACGACCTACCCCGGCACCACCGAAGAGGTGCTCGTTCCGGTCTTCGAGCGCGCCGGGCACAAGATCGACGAAGATCTCTTCGTGGCGTTCAGCCCCGAGAGGGTCGATCCGGGCAACGAAACCTACGGGCTGACCAACACTCCCAAGGTCGTCGGCGGTGTTACGCCCGACTCCACCGCGCTCGTCGAAGCCCTTTATGGCCAGTTCATCAATCAAGTGCACCCAGTCAGCAATGCCACCGAAGCCGAGATGGTCAAGCTGCTGGAAAATACCTTTCGAGCGGTCAATATCGCCCTGGTCAACGAGATGGCGGTGATGTGCGACCGCATGGGCATCGACATCTGGCAGGTGATCGAAGCGGCGAGTACCAAGCCATTTGGCTTCATGCCGTTTTACCCGGGACCGGGCATCGGCGGTCACTGCATTCCCCTCGACCCTACTTACTTGAGTTGGAAGGCGAAGACCTTCGGCTACTACAATCGCTTCATCGAACTCGCCTCGGATTTGAACACCAACATGCCGAGGTTTGTGGTCCAGAAGTTGGTGCGCCTGCTCAACGAGCAGCAACGCTCGGTCAACGGCGCGCGCATCCTTCTGGTGGGCGTGGCTTACAAGCCCGACGTCAACGATCTACGAGAGTCGCCCGCGCTCGATATCTGGAAGTCGCTGGAGGAGTGGGGCGCAAACCTGTCGTACCACGACCCGCACATCGAGTGCGTCGACACCTTCGATGGCGCACGCTCAGTAGACTTGGATGCTGCGATGCTCGCCGAGCAGGATGCAGTGGTCGTGGTCACCAACCATTCTGCGGTCGACTACAAGCTCTTGGTCGAGCATGCCCCACTCGTGTTCGATACACGTAATGCGCTCGACCACGACTCCCCGAATATCTACAAGCTATAA